One window from the genome of Blastopirellula retiformator encodes:
- a CDS encoding thioredoxin family protein translates to MPESPAPTSPPTTKRPLNLWRAFWLTFLVASLGYAWYCFYVPANSIAWAQDFPAAQQQAAESDKPMVLYFTGAWCVPCRIMKRQVWADEEVTLAVNGQFVPVSINVDSPENAEVLSRYNIGGAPVTIVTDAAGNALRWRVGGISKVEFLELLADSDATGDLGS, encoded by the coding sequence ATGCCCGAATCCCCTGCCCCAACCTCGCCGCCAACGACCAAACGCCCCCTCAACCTCTGGCGGGCCTTCTGGCTCACCTTCCTCGTCGCCTCGCTCGGGTACGCGTGGTACTGCTTCTACGTTCCGGCCAACAGCATCGCCTGGGCACAGGACTTCCCAGCGGCGCAGCAGCAAGCGGCCGAGTCGGACAAGCCGATGGTGCTCTACTTCACTGGCGCCTGGTGCGTGCCGTGCCGGATCATGAAGCGTCAGGTCTGGGCGGACGAAGAGGTGACCCTGGCTGTGAACGGTCAATTCGTGCCGGTGTCGATCAACGTCGATAGCCCGGAGAATGCCGAAGTCTTAAGCCGTTACAACATTGGCGGCGCACCGGTCACGATTGTGACCGACGCGGCAGGGAACGCGCTTCGGTGGCGCGTCGGGGGAATCAGCAAGGTGGAGTTTCTAGAGTTGCTGGCCGATTCGGACGCCACCGGCGACTTGGGGTCTTAG